One stretch of Chiroxiphia lanceolata isolate bChiLan1 chromosome 1, bChiLan1.pri, whole genome shotgun sequence DNA includes these proteins:
- the LOC116797463 gene encoding myosin-6 isoform X2 — MGDAVLAALGAAAPFLRPGERERLASQTRPFDPRSECFVPHPREEFVRGRVMGRQGGEVTVQTELGETMTVKEADIHQQNPPKFDKIEDMAMLTFLHEPAVLYNLKERYASWLIYTYSGLFCVTVNPYKWLPVYNAEVVAAYRGKKRSEAPPHIFSISDNAYQNMLTDRENQSILITGESGAGKTVNTKRVIQYFASIAAIGDRKKEATNSSKGTLEDQIIQANPALEAFGNAKTLRNDNSSRFGKFIRIHFGATGKLASADIETYLLEKSRVIFQLKAERNYHIFYQILSNKKPELLEMLLITNNPYDYSYVSQGEVTVASIDDSEELLATDSAFDVLGFTAEEKAGVYKLTGAIMHFGNMKFKQKQREEQAEPDGTEDADKSAYLMGLNSADLLKGLCHPRVKVGNEYVTKGQNVQQVYYSIGALAKAVYEKMFNWMVVRINNSLDTKQPRQYFIGVLDIAGFEIFDFNSFEQLCINFTNEKLQQFFNHHMFVLEQEEYKKEGIEWEFIDFGMDLQACIDLIEKPMGIMSILEEECMFPKASDMTFKAKLFDNHLGKSANFGKPRNVKGKPEAHFSLIHYAGTVDYNIIGWLEKNKDPLNETVVGLYQKSALKLLANLFSNYAGADAGKGKGAKKKGSSFQTVSALHRENLNKLMANLKTTHPHFVRCIIPNERKEPGVMDNPLVMHQLRCNGVLEGIRICRKGFPNRILYGDFRQRYRILNPAAIPEGQFIDSRKGAEKLLGSIDIDHNQYKFGHTKVFFKAGLLGLLEEMRDERLSRIITRIQAQARGQLMRIEFKKILERRDSLLVIQWNIRAFMGVKNWPWMKLYFKIKPLLKSAETEKEMQNMKEEFGRLKEALEKSETRRKELEEKMVSMLQEKNDLQLQVQAEQDNLNDAEERCDQLIKNKIQLEAKVKELTERLEDEEEMNAELTAKKRKLEDECSELKKDIDDLELTLAKVEKEKHATENKVKNLTEEMAGLDETIAKLTKEKKALQESHQQTLDDLQAEEDKVNTLTKAKLKMEQQVDDLEGSLEQEKKIRMDLERAKRKLEGDLKLTQENIMDLENDKQQLEEKLKKKEFEINQQNSKVEDEQALALQLQKKLKELQARIEELEEELEAERTGRAKVEKLRSDLSRELEEISERLEEAGGVTSVQIELNKKREAEFQKMRRDLEEATLQHEATAAALRKKHADSVAELSEQIDNLQRVKQKLEKEKSELKLELDDLSSNMEQLIKAKVGMEKVSRTMEDQAAEHRAKLEETQRVLNDTSTQRAKLQTENGELSRQLEEKEALVSQLTRGKLSYTQQMEDLKRQLEEEMKAKNALAHTLQSARHDCDLLREQYEEETEAKAELQRSLSKANSEVAQWRTKYETDAIQRTEELEEAKKKLAQRLQEAEEAVEAVNAKCSSLEKTKHRLQNEIEDLMADVERSNAAAAALDKKQRNFDKILAEWKQKFEESQMELEASQKEARSLSTELFKLKNAYEESLEHLETFKRENKNLQEEISDLTEQLGGSHKTIHELEKVRKQLDAEKLELQAALEEAEASLEHEEGKILRAQLEFNQVKADYERKLAEKDEEMEQAKRNHLRVVDSLQTSLDAETRSRNEALRLKKKMEGDLNEMEIQLSHANRVAAEAQSHLKAAQAHLKDTQLQLDDVVRANEDLKENIAIVERRNNLLQSELEELQAVVEQTERARKLAEQELIEASERVQLLHSQNTSLINQKKKMEADISQLQTEVEEAIQECRNAEEKAKKAITDAAMMAEELKKEQDTSAHLERMKKNMEQTIKDLQMRLDEAEQLALKGGKKQLQKLEARVRELENELEGEQKRNAESIKGLRKSERRVKELSYQTEEDRKNMVRLQDLVDKLQLKVKAYKRQAEEAEEQANTNLAKFRKAQHELDEAEERADIAESQVNKLRAKSRDIGAKKGLNEE, encoded by the exons ATGGGAGATGCAGTGCTGGCGGCACTGGGGGCGGCAGCTCCCTTCCTGAGGCCAGGGGAACGGGAGCGGCTGGCATCGCAGACCAGGCCCTTCGACCCTCGCAGCGAGTGCTTCGTCCCCCACCCCCGTGAGGAGTTTGTGCGGGGGCGGGTGATGGGGCGTCAAGGCGGGGAGGTCACCGTCCAGAccgagctgggagag ACGATGACGGTCAAGGAGGCTGACATCCACCAGCAGAACCCCCCCAAGTTTGACAAGATCGAGGACATGGCCATGCTGACCTTCCTCCATGAGCCTGCCGTCCTCTACAACCTCAAGGAGCGCTACGCCTCTTGGTTGATCTAT ACCTACTCAGGACTTTTCTGTGTGACGGTCAACCCCTACAAGTGGTTGCCTGTTTACAATGCTGAGGTGGTGGCTGCCTATCGGGGAAAGAAGCGGAGTGAAGCTCCACCACACATCTTCTCCATCTCTGACAATGCCTATCAGAACATGCTAACAG ATCGAGAGAACCAGTCCATCCTCATCAC TGGAGAATCTGGGGCGGGGAAAACAGTCAACACCAAGAGGGTCATCCAGTACTTTGCCAGCATTGCTGCCATTGGCGACCGCAAGAAGGAGGCAACCAACAGCAGCAAG GGCACCCTGGAGGACCAGATCATACAGGCCAACCCTGCCTTGGAGGCCTTTGGCAATGCCAAGACCCTCCGCAATGACAACTCATCTCGATTC GGGAAGTTCATCCGAATCCATTTTGGGGCCACCGGGAAGTTGGCATCAGCTGACATTGAGACCT ATCTCCTGGAAAAGTCCCGTGtaattttccagctgaaggCTGAGAGGAACTACCACATCTTCTATCAGATCCTCTCCAACAAgaagccagagctgctgg AGATGCTTCTCATCACCAACAACCCCTATGACTACAGTTACGTCTCCCAAGGAGAGGTGACTGTGGCCTCCATTGATGACTCTGAAGAGCTGTTGGCAACCGAT AGCGCTTTTGATGTCTTGGGCTTCACTGCCGAGGAGAAGGCCGGTGTCTACAAACTGACAGGTGCCATTATGCACTTTGGCAACATGAAGTTCAAGCAGAagcaaagggaagagcaggcagAACCAGACGGCACTGAAG ATGCCGACAAGTCAGCATACCTGATGGGGCTGAACTCGGCTGATCTTCTCAAGGGGTTGTGTCACCCCCGTGTGAAGGTGGGCAATGAGTACGTCACCAAGGGGCAGAATGTCCAGCAGGTGTACTACTCCATCGGGGCCTTGGCCAAGGCTGTGTATGAGAAGATGTTCAACTGGATGGTGGTGAGGATCAACAACTCTCTGGACACCAAGCAGCCACGGCAGTACTTCATTGGTGTGCTGGACATTGCTGGCTTCGAGATTTTTGAT ttcAACAGCTTTGAGCAGCTCTGCATTAACTTCACCAATGAGAAGTTGCAGCAGTTCTTCAACCACCACATGTtcgtgctggagcaggaggagtaCAAGAAGGAGGGGATTGAGTGGGAGTTCATCGACTTCGGCATGGACCTCCAGGCCTGCATTGACCTCATTGAGAAG CCCATGGGGATCATGTCCATCCTAGAGGAGGAATGCATGTTCCCCAAGGCCTCGGATATGACCTTCAAGGCTAAGCTCTTTGATAATCACTTGGGCAAGTCAGCCAACTTCGGGAAGCCACGCAATGTCAAAGGGAAGCCAGAGGCCCACTTCTCCCTCATCCACTACGCTGGCACGGTAGACTACAATATCATTGGATGGCTGGAGAAGAACAAGGACCCTCTCAATGAGACAGTGGTGGGGCTCTACCAGAAATCAGCCCTGAAGCTGTTGGCCAACCTCTTCTCCAACTATGCTGGGGCAGATGCcg ggaaggggaaaggagccAAGAAGAAAGGTTCCTCCTTTCAGACTGTCTCAGCCCTGCACCGG GAGAACCTTAACAAGCTGATGGCCAACCTTAAGACCACCCACCCTCATTTTGTTCGCTGCATCATCCCCAATGAGCGGAAGGAACCAG GTGTGATGGACAATCCCCTGGTAATGCACCAGCTCCGCTGTAACGGGGTGCTGGAGGGCATTCGCATCTGCCGCAAGGGCTTCCCAAACCGCATCCTCTATGGGGACTTCCGCCAGCG GTACCGCATCCTGAACCCCGCTGCCATCCCTGAGGGGCAGTTCATTGACAGCCGCAAGGGCGCTGAGAAGCTCCTGGGATCCATCGACATTGACCACAACCAGTATAAGTTTGGACACACCAAG GTCTTCTTCAaggctgggctgctggggctctTGGAGGAGATGAGGGATGAGCGTCTCTCCCGCATCATCACCCGCATCCAGGCTCAGGCCCGAGGTCAGCTCATGCGCATTGAGTTCAAGAAGATCCTGGAGCGCCG GGACTCACTGCTGGTGATCCAGTGGAATATCAGGGCCTTCATGGGGGTGAAGAACTGGCCTTGGATGAAGCTCTACTTCAAGATCAAGCCCTTGTTGAAGAGTGCCgaaacagagaaggagatgCAG AACATGAAGGAGGAGTTTGGGCGGCTGAAGGAGGCCCTGGAGAAGTCAGAGACCCGGCGGAAGGAGTTGGAGGAGAAGATGGTCTCCATGCTGCAGGAGAAGAATGACCTTCAGCTCCAAGTGCAGGCT GAGCAGGACAACCTCAATGATGCTGAAGAGCGCTGTGACCAGCTGATCAAGAACAAGATCCAGCTGGAGGCCAAGGTGAAGGAGCTGACAGAGCGActggaggatgaggaagagatGAATGCAGAACTGACAGCTAAAAAGAGGAAGCTGGAGGATGAGTGCTCAGAGCTGAAAAAGGACATTGATGATCTAGAGCTGACTCTGGCCAAGGTGGAGAAGGAGAAACATGCCACAGAAAACAAG GTCAAGAACCTCACAGAGGAGATGGCTGGGCTGGATGAGACCATTGCCAAGTTAACAAAGGAGAAGAAGGCACTGCAAGAATCTCACCAGCAAACACTCGATGACCTGCAGGCGGAGGAAGACAAGGTCAACACGTTGACGAAGGCCAAACTCAAGATGGAACAGCAAGTGGATGAT CTTGAAGGCTCCCtggaacaggagaaaaagatCCGGATGGACCTGGAACGGGCCAAAAGGAAGCTGGAAGGCGACTTGAAGCTGACCCAGGAGAACATCATGGACCTGGAGAATgacaagcagcagctggaggagaagctCAAGAA GAAAGAGTTTGAGATCAACCAGCAGAACAGCAAGGTTGAGGATGAGCAGGCActggccctgcagctccagaagaagctgaaagagCTGCAG GCACGGattgaggagctggaggaggagctggaggcagagcgAACGGGCAGGGCCAAGGTGGAGAAGCTGCGCTCAGACCTGTCACGAGAGTTGGAGGAGATCAGTGAGCGTCTGGAGGAGGCAGGTGGTGTCACCTCAGTGCAGATTGAACTCAACAAGAAGCGGGAGGCGGAATTCCAGAAGATGCGGAGGGACCTGGAGGAGGCCACACTGCAGCATGAGGCCACGGCTGCTGCGCTGCGCAAGAAGCACGCCGACAGCGTGGCCGAGCTCAGCGAGCAGATCGACAACCTACAGCGTGTCaagcagaagctggagaaggagaagagtgAACTCAAGCTGGAGCTGGATGACCTCAGCTCCAACATGGAGCAGCTGATCAAGGCCAAG GTGGGTATGGAGAAGGTCTCTCGCACCATGGAGGACCAGGCAGCTGAACACCGGGCCAAGCTGGAGGAGACCCAACGAGTCCTCAATGACACTAGCACCCAACGGGCTAAGCTCCAGACTGAGAATG GAGAGCTGTCCCGCCaactggaggagaaggaggccCTTGTCTCCCAACTAACCAGGGGCAAGCTGTCATACACCCAGCAGATGGAGGACCtgaagaggcagctggaggaggagatgaAG GCCAAGAATGCACTGGCCCACACCCTCCAGTCGGCCCGGCATGACTGTGACCTGCTGCGGGAGCAATATGAGGAGGAGACAGAAGCCAAGGCTGAGCTCCAGCGCTCACTCTCCAAGGCCAATTCTGAGGTGGCACAATGGAGGACCAAGTATGAGACAGATGCCATCCAGCGCACTGAGGAACTCGAGGAAGCCAA GAAGAAGCTGGCCCAACggctgcaggaggctgaggaggcGGTGGAGGCGGTCAATGCCAAGTGTTCCTCTCTAGAGAAGACCAAGCACCGGCTGCAGAATGAGATTGAGGACCTGATGGCAGATGTGGAGCGGTCGAacgcagcagctgctgctttggacAAGAAGCAGAGGAACTTTGACAAG ATATTGGCTGAGTGGAAGCAGAAGTTTGAAGAGTCACAGATGGAGCTGGAGGCATCGCAGAAAGAGGCCAGATCTCTTAGCACTGAGCTCTTCAAGCTGAAGAATGCCTATGAGGAGTCACTTGAGCACCTGGAGACCTTCAAAAGGGAGAATAAGAACCTCCAAG AGGAGATTTCGGACCTCACGGAGCAGCTGGGTGGTAGCCACAAGACCATCCATGAGTTGGAGAAGGTCCGGAAGCAGCTGGATGCTGAGAAGCTGGAACTTCAAGCAGcactggaggaggctgag GCCTCTCTGGAGCACGAAGAGGGAAAGATCCTGAGGGCCCAACTGGAGTTCAACCAAGTCAAGGCAGACTACGAGCGCAAGCTGGCCGAGAAGGATGAGGAGATGGAGCAGGCCAAGCGTAACCATCTGCGGGTGGTGGACTCGCTGCAGACCTCACTGGATGCTGAGACCCGGAGTCGCAATGAGGCCCTGCGGCTGAAGAAGAAGATGGAGGGTGACCTCAATGAGATGGAGATCCAGCTCAGCCATGCCAACCGTGTGGCCGCTGAAGCCCAGTCCCACCTGAAGGCAGCCCAGGCTCATCTCAAG GACACCCAACTGCAGTTGGATGACGTGGTCAGGGCCAATGAGGACCTGAAGGAGAACATTGCCATTGTGGAGAGGAGGAACAACCTCCTCCAAtctgagctggaggagctgcaggcagtggTGGAGCAGACTGAGAGAGCCCGCAAATTGGCCGAGCAGGAGCTGATCGAGGCCAGTGAGAGGGTTCAGCTTCTCCACTCACAG AACACCAGCCTCATCAACCAGAAGAAGAAGATGGAGGCTGACATCTCCCAGCTGCAGACAGAGGTGGAAGAGGCCATCCAGGAGTGCAGAAATGCTGAGGAGAAGGCCAAGAAGGCCATCACTGAC GCGGCCATGATGGCAGAGGAGCTGAAGAAGGAGCAGGACACCAGCGCCCACCTGGAGCGGATGAAGAAGAACATGGAGCAGACCATCAAGGACCTGCAGATGAGGTTGGATGAGGCTGAGCAGTTGGCCCTCAAAGGGGGcaagaagcagctgcagaagtTGGAGGCCCGTGTGAGGGAGTTGGAGAATGAGCTGGAGGGTGAGCAGAAGCGCAACGCTGAGAGCATTAAGGGTCTCCGCAAGTCCGAGCGTCGTGTCAAGGAGCTCAGCTACCAG ACAGAGGAGGACCGCAAAAACATGGTCCGGCTCCAGGACCTGGTGGACAAGCTCCAGCTGAAGGTCAAGGCCTACAAGCGACAGGCGGAGGAGGCG